The Pseudoxanthomonas suwonensis sequence TCGAGAAGGACGGCGTGCGCCGGGTAGGCCTGGATGCCGGCATGAATGCGCTGGCGCGCCCAGCGCTGTACGACGCCTGGCACGACGTCGCCAACCTGGAGCGGCTGGACGAGGCGGCCGACGGCGTGTTCGACGTGGTCGGCCCGATCTGCGAATCCAGCGACGTGTTCGGCCGGCACCGGCACCTGCCGGCGGCCACCGCGCCGGGCGAGGTGATGCTGATCGCCGACGCCGGCGCCTACGGCCACGCGATGGCCAGCACCTACAACCAGCGCGCGCTGCCGGACGAGGACGTGATCGATGGGGCCGCGGACTGAGCTCGTGCTGCTGGCGACGCTGTCCGGCGCGGCGCTGACCGTGCTCGGCTACCTGGTCGCGTCGGCGCTGGTGTTCGAGCTGCCGCCCGGGCAGGCGCTGCGCATCGCCGCCCAGTGGAGCCCCACCGGCGCGCTGGCGGCGCTGGTGGCCGCGGTGTCGGTCGGCGGCTGGCAGCGCCGCTCGGCACAGGCGGGGCGGCGCTGGAGTGCGATCGGCATGGCGGTCCGTGCGACCGCCACCGCGCTGCTGCTGTATCCGGCGATGGTCGCCTGCTGGGTGCTGTTCACCGGCCTGCTCGACCAGCGCTTCGCCGCAGCGGCCATGCCGCTGCGCGAACTGGCGAACTGGGTGCCATCCATCGTGTTCGGCGCTACCCTCGCGGCCCTGCTGATCGGCACGCTGCCGGCGCTGGCCATCGCTTTCCTGCTCTGCCGGCGCTACCTGCGCCGGCAGGCACGCTCCACCACGGACTTTGCATGACCACTTTCGACAGAGACGCCATCCGGGTTTTCCGCTTCGTGCGCTGCGGTTTCGACGCCGCCACCGGCGTGGCCGAACTGGCCTACGCCTTCGACGACGGCCCGGAACTGGTGGAGACCGTCACCGTGCCGGGCGCGCCGTTCGTCCTGGACGGCGCGCGCGCGGAGGCGGTGGAGCGCGCGCTGCGCCTGCTGCACCTGGTCGCGGGGGTCAGCTACTACAAGGCCGCGGTGCCGGGCGAGATCCGCATCGACGGCTACGCCATCGACGCGGCCACCGCGTCGCTGCTGGAGCAGGTCTACCTCAACGGCCTGGGCGAGTTCGCCTACCGCAACGGGCTGGACCTGCACGGGCGCATCCGTTTCCCGGCGGACAGCCTCCCGGGCGATCCCGCCCCGGCGCTGGGGCTGGCGCCGCGCGCGCTGGTGGCGATCGGCGGCGGCAAGGATTCGCTGGTCAGCATCGAGGCGCTGCGCGCGGCCGGTATCGAACAGACCGTGACCTGGATCGGCGGCTCGCAGCTGATCCGCACCTGCGCCGAGCGCACCGGCCTGCCCACGCTCAACATCGGCCGCGCGCTGGCGCCGCAGCTGTTCGAGATCAACCGCCAGGGTGCGTACAACGGCCACATCCCGGTGACCGCGGTGAACTCGGCGATCCTGGTGCTGGCCGCGCTGCTCACCGGAGCCGGCCAGGTGGTGTTCTCCAACGAGCGCTCGGCGAGCTACGGGAGCCTGATCGTATCCGCCGACGGCACGGTCACCAACGAAGTCAACCACCAGTGGTCCAAGGGCTGGGCCTTCGAACAGGCGTTCGGCGGACATGTCGAGCGCGCCGTGGCCGCCGACCTGCACTACTACTCGCTGCTGCGGCCACTGTCGGAGCTGGCGGTGGCACGGCAGTTCGCGAAGAACGACCACTACGACGCGCACTTTTCCAGCTGCAACCGCAACTTCCACATCCTCGGCGAGAAGCCGGCGCAGCGCTGGTGCGGGCTGTGTCCCAAGTGCCACTTCGTGTTCCTGGCGCTGGCGCCGTTCATGCCCAAGACCCGGCTGGTGCGGATCTT is a genomic window containing:
- the murL gene encoding UDP-N-acetyl-alpha-D-muramoyl-L-alanyl-L-glutamate epimerase — its product is MTTFDRDAIRVFRFVRCGFDAATGVAELAYAFDDGPELVETVTVPGAPFVLDGARAEAVERALRLLHLVAGVSYYKAAVPGEIRIDGYAIDAATASLLEQVYLNGLGEFAYRNGLDLHGRIRFPADSLPGDPAPALGLAPRALVAIGGGKDSLVSIEALRAAGIEQTVTWIGGSQLIRTCAERTGLPTLNIGRALAPQLFEINRQGAYNGHIPVTAVNSAILVLAALLTGAGQVVFSNERSASYGSLIVSADGTVTNEVNHQWSKGWAFEQAFGGHVERAVAADLHYYSLLRPLSELAVARQFAKNDHYDAHFSSCNRNFHILGEKPAQRWCGLCPKCHFVFLALAPFMPKTRLVRIFGRNLLDDALQAPGFDALLEYQEHKPFECVGEGRESRAAMAALAARADWREDALVARFAREIQPQLDPAELAVESLLEVAGEHRVPAPVWERVRAHFAA